A single Diachasmimorpha longicaudata isolate KC_UGA_2023 chromosome 10, iyDiaLong2, whole genome shotgun sequence DNA region contains:
- the LOC135166701 gene encoding uncharacterized protein LOC135166701, producing the protein MKMYMMAVFLVTCFVLVQGLPVPDKTFQERAQEALDSVKEKAGEAWDYAHDAANRAIDSAKETVREAFGTAQEHSKQGIADGQELVEQAKLYAQNMTVGSIFDDMI; encoded by the exons ATGAAGATGTATATGATGGCAGTTTTTCTCGTTACTTGTTTTGTCCTTGTTCAG GGACTACCAGTGCCGGATAAGACGTTCCAGGAGAGGGCTCAGGAGGCTTTGGATAGTGTGAAGGAAAAGGCAGGGGAAGCATGGGACTACGCGCACGACGCGGCTAACCGGGCCATCGACTCAGCTAAGGAAACAGTGAGGGAAGCCTTCGGCACAGCTCAGGAACACTCCAAGCAGGGTATTGCCGATGGACAGGAGTTAGTGGAGCAGGCCAAACTTTATGCGCAGAATATGACAGTGGGTTCAATCTTTGATGACATGATATAA